The window GGTTTCATACCAACCATTACAATCACCACACAACAATATCGCAGTACCCGATGTATGGTCGAAAGTGTTATTTTCAGCTATGGTTTTTAAAGGCGTACTAAATAATGCACCCCGGGCCCTGTTATTGCGAACAATGTTATCCGAAAACACAACCTCTGGTGTCCATTCGAGGTTCTCAATACCAAACGCTTCTGTTTCGGTAATTTCCTGAGGGATTGGCTCTTTAAATTCAATTCGAAATTCTTTCGCCCCCAGATTCGTCTTGCTGTCTACAGGCTTTATGGTTGCGATGGTAGCCTTTTTACTCAACAAATCCATCGTATTTGCTTTTACAAACTGTACCTGGTCTCCCGGATATCCCCAATCAAAACCCCAGGCTTGCGAATGCATATAACGGGCATGTACCACCTTTTCAGAGACTCTTTTAGTCACCTTCAAATAAGTTCCGTGTACATTAATGGCATCATCCATCATATTTTCATACAACCCGTTTTTAGATCTGATTACACCTTTGCATCCGGAAAAATGTGTAGCATCTGCCTGGGTCGTAAAATACCTCGGATCATCAGCCCCTTTTAAAGCCACATTAAAATTATTGAGACTGATATGCGCTGTCATTTGAGCTAACAATCCCATTCCCTCTGCGTAATGTACCGTCACTCCTTCTAAAGCCACATTTTGGCTATATTGCACAAAAATTCCCGGCGCAGGGCGATTCCATGTCCGCATAACCACCACAGTTCCCGGAACTAACCGCTTATCATCCCAGGGAGCCTTGATTATATGTGGTGCAACTTCAGCAACACCCTTCACTCCTAGCCGGATATCGCCTGTTTGATAAACAATTCTACGTGTATCTTTTTCAAAAGCAATCCCGGATGTAGGAGTATGCTCCCATCCCCTTCCTTTGGTTATTAACACACTATCTTTTACATCATAAGATACCCAGGGCGCTAGTTCGTATGTAATGGTTTTATTGATGGAGTCGTTTTTTACTATAGTTGCCTGTGCAATGTGTGGATTTTCAAAATCTATAGAAAAATTTCTTAAGGTAATACTATCACATTCCGAGATAGCCATTGGTAACATTCTTCCATGAAATATAAATGTTGAATTTCCTCCGTCGAAGGTTACATTCTTCAAACCATCAAAATTAAAACCAGTACTTCTCGTCTTTACCTGGTCGTGATTCGAAATAAAATACAGGGTCGTATCAGCTTCTTCAGGAAAAAACTCATAACGTCCTTTATCAAAATTTACTACCACTTCCTTTCCGGATGCAGAGGCCTGTGCTATTTCTTTCAAGGCATTCGCCAAAGGAAGTGAATTATCAAAACCGGGTTCGGGCTTCAGACCGAAATCACTCATATTGAACACTTGCATTTTACTGCATGAAATAAAGAGGAATACCGGCAACAGTAGTGTCGAAACCAATGAAGTTTTTACTAGGCGCATAATATACGGATTACTTATAATTGATCTTTAGCACTTACAAACCTAAGGAATTACAAAAGCATCACGGAACATAGCAGACTAGTTTTTTTTAAGAAAAGAAACATTCAAATGAAAATTTCCCGCTCAATAAACCTTAAGTACCTCCCGATAACAAAAGAGACCGTATTTTTATTGACTTCTTCCGGGAAATCTTATATCAGCTCATCGATCGTTCGAGATGTTATCCGCAACGGAGGTGATTATACGGGACTCGTTCCTGATACCGTTCACTTAAAAAACGAATAACACACATAAGTAAAACCTAAAAAACATTTCGACGCAAGTCCCATGAAATTCCGTCAGGACTATTTCACAAGGACAAGTCCGCCTGAATGGATACGGGCAGGCGTGGGAGCATTTAAATCTCGATGATCGAGTAAAAAACAAAGGCAGTCGGTGAAGAGCACTGCCTTTACTTTTTTTACTTTAAGCTCTTTTACAAAAGTTTATATTCCGAAAGCGACTTAGGAAATTCTTCCGGATTAGCTGCCAAATGATAACGCGGGTCGTCTATGGCCTCTATTACCACCTCCCTGAATTTAGGGCTTGCTTTATAAAGTAGTGCCTTACAGTCTTTACTTAAATGCTTTAATTTTATCGATTTCCCGGCTGCCTCGTATTTTTCTACCAATGTAAAGATAGCCTCCAGAGCCGAATGATCACTGACTCTCGATTCAACAAAATCAATTTCAACATGATCAGGATCGTTTTTCACATCAAACTTGCTGTTAAAAGCCTGGATACTCCCGAAGAATAAAGGCCCCCATATTTCGTATATTTTTGTACCGTCTTCTTTAAAGCGTTTTCTGGCTCTGATTTTCTTTGCATTCTCCCATGCAAAAACCAATGCCGAAATAATAACCCCAACAAATACGGCAATGGCCAAATCGAAAATCACAGTCACCGCAGATACTATAATCAATACAATCGCATCTGATTTCGGAATCTTATTCATAATTCTAAAACTAGACCATGCAAATGTGTCAATCACCATCATGAACATTACTCCTACCAAAGCAGCTATAGGCACCTGTTCAATATATTTGTCAGCAAATAAAATAAAGATCAATAAAGTAACTGCCATCATAACTCCTGATAAACGACCTCTACCGCCGGCATTAATGTTAATTACAGTTTGACCAATCATTCCGCAACCACCGGTACCTCCGAATAATCCACTCAACATGTTTCCTGCTCCCTGTGCCACACATTCCTTATTTCCATTCCCCCTGGTTTCTGTCAATTCATCTACCAGGTTCATTGTCATTAAAGTTTCGATCAATCCCACCGAAGCCGCTAAAAAAGCATAAGGTG of the Zhouia spongiae genome contains:
- a CDS encoding right-handed parallel beta-helix repeat-containing protein, with product MRLVKTSLVSTLLLPVFLFISCSKMQVFNMSDFGLKPEPGFDNSLPLANALKEIAQASASGKEVVVNFDKGRYEFFPEEADTTLYFISNHDQVKTRSTGFNFDGLKNVTFDGGNSTFIFHGRMLPMAISECDSITLRNFSIDFENPHIAQATIVKNDSINKTITYELAPWVSYDVKDSVLITKGRGWEHTPTSGIAFEKDTRRIVYQTGDIRLGVKGVAEVAPHIIKAPWDDKRLVPGTVVVMRTWNRPAPGIFVQYSQNVALEGVTVHYAEGMGLLAQMTAHISLNNFNVALKGADDPRYFTTQADATHFSGCKGVIRSKNGLYENMMDDAINVHGTYLKVTKRVSEKVVHARYMHSQAWGFDWGYPGDQVQFVKANTMDLLSKKATIATIKPVDSKTNLGAKEFRIEFKEPIPQEITETEAFGIENLEWTPEVVFSDNIVRNNRARGALFSTPLKTIAENNTFDHTSGTAILLCGDCNGWYETGSCTNVIIRNNKFINALTSYYQFTNAVISIYPEIPNLNEQENYFHGDEIIIEDNYFETFDSPILYAKSVKGLTFRNNVIDMNTAYHPFHWNKAKFLFESVVDFTIDNNEFEGGYNEEEDLIVK